Part of the bacterium genome, CTTCGCGAACCCGGCGGTAACGATCGCCCGCACGCTGTCGGACACGTGTGCCGGGATCGCGCCGGGGTCGGCCGGTCCCTTCATCGCCGCGCAGGTGGTGGGGAGTCTCTTGGCCGCTGCGGCGATACGGATCCTGTACCCCGGCGTCGCGGAGGGTGCCCTCGCGGCCGCCGTGGCGCGTCCGCTCGGGCGGGGGAGGGCGACCCACCGCGGGATGGGAGGCTCCGCGAGTAATGGCGCGCGTGCTGTTCGTCTGCCTCCACAACGCCGGGCGCTCGCAGATGAGCCAGGCCTTCTTCGAAACGCACGCCGCGGGCCGGCACGAGGCGCGCTCCGCGGGGACGGCGCCCGCGGAGCGCGTGCATCCGGAAGTCGTCGCCGTGATGCAAGAAGCCGGCCTCGATCTGCGCGCCCGGATCCCGCGGACGCTGACCGACGAGCTGGCGGCGTGGGCGGACATCGTCGTGACGATGGGCTGCGGCGACCAGTGTCCGTTCATTCCCGGCAAACGGTATCTCGACTGGGACCTGCCCGATCCGAAGGGGCTGCCGCCGGCCGGGGTGCGGCGCATCCGGGATGACATCCGCGGCCGGGTGCAGGGCCTTCTCGACGAGCTCGGCGACGGATGAAACGCGTCGTGGTCGTGATCCTCGACGGGCTGCGGCGGGATCTCGTGACCGCGGCGTACATGCCGTCGCTCGCGGCGTTCCGCGCGCGCGCGGAGGACTTCGGCGCCCACCGCTCGGTCTTTCCGTCCGCGACGCGGGTCGTCTCGGCCAGCTTCGCCACGGGATGCCATCCCGCCCGGCACGGTCTTCAGGGGAATTCGGTCGCGCTGCTCGAGGACGGCGTGTTCGTACGCCACGACGCCGGCGGACCGGACTTCCTCCAGCACAAGCGCCGGATGACGGGTACCGCGCTCGCCGTGCCGACGCTCGCGGAGCGCGTCGAGGGGCACGGCGGCGTGATCACGTTCAGCAACGCCTCCCCGGGTGCCGCGTACGCCCATGACCCGGATGGACACGGCTTCTTGTACAATCGGGCCGGGTCGTTCGGTCCCGGGCGCGTCCGGGTCCCGGCCGGCGACGAACTCCGCGTGCCGCCCGGTCTCGCCGGCGACAGGGCGATGACGGAGCGATTCATCGCCGAGGTCCTCACCGAGCGCCGCCCGGCGCTGGCCGTGCTGTGGTTGCATGAACCGGACCACGTGCAACACGGGGTGCCGCTCGGCTCGCCGGCCCACCTCGTGGCGCTCCGCCAGGCCGATGCCCATGCCGGATTGGTCATCACGGCGGTCGACCGCCTCCGCGACGCCGGCGACGACGTCCTGTTCGTCATCGGATCCGACCACGGGCACCAGACGGTCATGGGGGTCGTGGACGTCGAGGCGGAGCTGATCGCGGCGGGCCTCAAAGCCGGTCCGTCGTCTGGGGACGTCCTGTCGGTCTCGAGCGGCACGGCCGCGCTCGTCTATGTTCATGCCGACCACCCCGAGCGGGTGCCGGCGCTGGGCGAGTTCCTTTCCGGGTGCGCCTGGGCCGGGCGGGTCGTCCCGCCCAACCGGCTGTCCGAGGTCGGCCAGGCGGCGCGGGAGGGGTTGGCCTTTGCCATCTCGATGCGGGCCGAGAACGGCGCCAACGAGTACGGCGTGCCCGGATCGAGTCTCGAGGCGCTCCCGGCCGACGGCAAGTCGGATCATGTCGGCTTCGGCCAGCACGGCGGCCTCGGCGCGTACGAACAGGCGCCGTTCTTGATGATCGACGGCGCCGGTTTTCAAGCCGGTGTCACTCATGTCGAGCCGACCTCGGTGGTCGACGTCGCCCCGACGGTCCTCCGCCACCTCGATCTGCCGGGCGAGGGGACTGACGGGCGCGCGCTCCAGCACGTCGAGCGCCGTGCGCCGGACGAGCCGTCGGTGTTGGGCCCGCACCGACTCTTCACAGACTCTTAGCGCATCCTCAACGTGGCCATCGCCCGGGGGGGTGCGCATCACCGAGCTTTCCGTTGAGCGGAACGGACGCCGGACACTCACCGACGTGTGCGTGCGCCTCCCGGCGGGCTATACGTGCGTCCTCGGCGCCTCCGGATCGGGGAAGAGCACGCTCCTCGCGGCGATCGCAGGCACCCTTCAGCCGGTCGCGGGGCGCATCGAGGTCGATGGCGAGGTCCTGAGCGACGCTGGACGGGAGTGTTTCCGGCTCCCGAGCATCGACGGCTTGGGATGGTGTTTCAAGATTAGCTGCTGCGCCCCGATGCGGCCCGGACATAGCAACGTGCTTGACAGCATCGGACCGCTGATGCTACGTTTGCAGCATGCCTGATGCAGTTTTTGATGCTCGTGTCGAAGAGGCCGCACCATGAAGGTTGTGACGTTGCGCAATCTCTCTCCCGCCCTCGCCCGCGCCCTCCGCCGCAAGGCCGACGAGACTCGTTCGAGCATCAGTAAGACCGTGATCGGTCTGCTCGAGGAGAGCGTGGGGATCACCCGGCGGCCCCGGGAGACGCGGGTGCACCATGACCTGGACGATCTCTCGGGCGTGTGGACGCGCGACGAAGCCGGCCTGTTTGAGAAGGCGCTCAAGGCGCAGCGGACGATTGACGCCGAGTTGTGGGAACGATAAGCGTCCTCGCAGACACGTCGGCCTACTCGGCATTCATGGCCGGCCATCCCGACGTCAAGCGGGCGCTCCAGCTGGCAGATGCGATTTACCTCACCCCCATCGTCCTGGGCGAGCTGCGTGCCGGATTCTTGAGGGGAAGGTCGCGGAAGAAGAACGAGGAAGAACTGCGGGCGTTCCTTGCGTCACCCCGCGTGGACGTGGTCGATATCACCGAGGCGACGGCGGAGCGATACGCGGCGATTCTCGACTTCCTGTGGAAAAGCGGCGCGCCTATCCCGACGAACGATATCTGGATCGCGGCGAGCGCGATGCAGCACGGGTTGAAATTGCTGACCACAGACACGCACTATGCAAAGGTCCCGCACGTGGTGAGCGAGTGTTTCACCGTCTGAAAGGGGCGTCGTCGTGAAGGCGATCGTGTTGCACGGAGTCGGGGAGCCGGAGGCGCTGCGCCCCGAGGAGGCGCCGGATCCCGCGCCCGGGCCGGGACAGGTGGTTGTCCGCCTGCGTGCCGCGGCGTTGAATCACCGCGACCTGTACATCTGCCGCGGCCGGTACGCCGGTCTTCGCTTTCCCATCATCCCGGGCTCGGACGGGACCGGCGAGGTCGCGGCGCTCGGCCCGGGCGTGACCGGCGTCGCGAGCGGTGCGGCGGTGGTCATCAATCCCAGCCTGGACTGGGGCGACGATCCGCGTGCGGCCGGGCCGCGGTGGCGGATTCTGGGGCTCCCCGACAACGGCACGTTCGCGGAACAGGTCGCAGTGCCGGTCGCCAGCGTGTACCCCGCTCCGCACGGTCTCACGGATGAAGAGGCCGCCGCGCTCCCGCTCGCGGGGCTCACCGCATATCGCGCGGTGGTCACGCGCGGCCGGGTCCAGCGCGGGGAGACAGTGCTGGTGCTGGGCATCGGCGGCGGAGTCGCGACGTTTGCCCTGCTCTTCGCCAGGCGGGCCGGCGCCCGCGTGCTCGTGACCTCGGGCAGCGACGAGAAGTTGGCCCGTGCGCAAGCCCTCGGCGCAGACGCCGGCTTCAACTACAAGACGGCGGATTGGGTCAAGGCCGTGCGGGAGGCGACGGGAGGGCAGGGGCCCGACCTGATCGTGGACGGCACGGGGGGCGCGACGTTCGAGCAGGCGCTGGACGCCGCGCGCCCGGGGGGCCGTGTGGTGAGCTACGGGGCCACGACGGGCAATGTGCCGGAGCTCACGGTGCGGCGAATCTTCTGGAAACACCTGAACGTGCTCGGAACGACGATGGGGTCTCCGGATGATTTTCGCGGGATGCTGGCGGCCTTCGGGGACGGTACCGTGCGTCCGGTCGTCGATCAGGTGTTTCCGCTTGCGGGGGCCGGCCGGGCGCTCCGGCGGATGGAACGCTCCGAGCAATTCGGCAAGATCGTGCTGCGAATCGCGTAGGGCTCGCGTGCCGGGTCTGCCTCCCTCGAAGCCGGTTCCCGACGCCGAGCGCCGCCGGCTGGCCGAGGCGTACGCCGGGCGCGCGCCGTGGCACCGCTGGGGCCCGTATCTGTCCCAGCGCGAGTGGGGCACCGTGCGGGAAGATTATTCGGCCGACGGGGCGGCCTGGGATTTCTTTCCGCACGACCACGCGCGCTCGCGCGCCTATCGGTGGGCCGAGGACGGCCTGCTCGGCATCTGCGACGACGGCGGGCTTCTGTGCTTCGCCCTCGCCCTGTGGAACGGCGCCGATCCGATCCTCAAAGAACGGCCGTTTGGATTGAGCGGTCCGGAGGGCAATCACGGCGAGGATGTCAAGGAATATTATTTCTTTCTCGACAACACGCCGACGCATTCGTACATGCGCGCGCTCTACAAGTACCCGCACCGCGCCTTTCCGTATGCGCGCCTCGTCGCGGAGAACCGCCGGCGCGGGCGGGAGGCGCCCGAGTTCGAGCTGATCGACACGGGGGTGTTCGACGAGGACCGGTACTTCGACGTCACGATGGAGTACGCGAAGGCGGCGCCCGACGACATCGTGATCCGGATCACGGCTGCGAACCGGGGCCCGGACCCCGCACCGCTCCACCTCCTGCCGACGCTGTGGTATCGCAACACCTGGGCGTGGGGCCGCGATCCCCGCCGGCCCGAACTTCGCGCCGAGGACGCGGAGGCCCGCCCCGGCCAGGCGTGGCGGCTGGTGCGCGCCGTGCATCACGAGCTCGGAGAGTACCGGCTGGCGTGCGCGGGCGACCCCGCGCTCTTGTTTACCGAGAACGAGTCGAACGCGCGGCGCCTCTGGAACGTCGGGAACCGGTCCCGCTACGTGAAGGACGGCATCCACGACGCGGTCGTCGCCGGCGCGGCGGGCGCGGTCAATCCCGAGCCGGCCGGGACGAAGGTCGCCGCCCACTACGCGTTCACGCTGGCGCCGAAGGAGGCCCGCGCGGTCCTGCTGCGGCTGTCGAAGGATCCCGTGCACCCGCCCTTCCTCGGCGCGGCCGACATCTTCGCGGCGCGGCAGGCCGAGGCGGACGCGTTCTACCGCGCGCTCGGGCCCGGCGAGATGTCGGGCGACGCGCGCCGTGTCCAGCGCCAGGCCCTGGCGGGGCTCTTGTGGAGCAAGCAGTTCTATCACTACGACGTCCAACGATGGCTCGACGGCGACCCGGCCGGCCCGCCGCCGCCCGCGGCGCGCAAGCGCGGTCGCAACGCCGATTGGTGGCACCTCGACAACGCCGACGTGATCTCGATGCCCGACACCTGGGAGTATCCGTGGTACGCGGCGTGGGATCTCGCCTTCCACTGCGTGCCGCTTGCGATGGTCGACCCCGAGTTCGCGAAGCGGCAGCTCATCCTCATCATGCGCGAGTGGTACATGCACCCGAACGGCCAGCTGCCGGCCTACGAATGGGCGTTCGGCGACGTCAATCCGCCGGTGCACGCCTGGGCGGCCTGGCGCGTCTACCAGCTGGACCAGCGGCTCGGCGGGCGGCCCGACCATGCGTTTCTCGAGCGGGTCTTTCACAAGCTGCTGCTCAACTTCACCTGGTGGGTGAACCGGAAGGATGCCGAGGGCCGGAACGTGTTCCAGGGCGGATTCCTCGGGCTCGACAACATCGGCGTCTTCGACCGGAGCCAGCCGCTGCCGACCGGCGGCCACCTGGATCAGGCCGACGGCACGGCCTGGATGGGCATGTTCTGCCTCAACATGCTCGCGATCGCCCTCGAGCTGGCGCGTCACGATCACGCCTACGAGGACGTCGCGACCAAATTCTTCGAGCACTTCCTCTACATCGCCGGGGCGCTCAACAACCTCGGCGGGACCGGCATCCCGTTGTGGAACGAGCAGGACGAGTTCTTCTACGACGTGCTCCACCTGCCCGACGACACCTACCGCACGCTCGCGGTGCGGTCCGCGGTGGGGCTGCTGCCGCTCCTGGCGGTGGAGACGATCGAGCCCGACCTGCTCACGATGCTGCCCGAGTTCCGGTCGCGCATGGAATGGTTCCTGGCCAACCGCCCGGATCTCGCCGGCCTCGTTTCCCGGTGGCAGGAGCCGGGGGTGGGAGAGCGCCGCCTCCTCGCGCTCGCGCGCGGGCATCGAATGAAGCGGGTGCTCAAGCGCATGCTGGACCCGAACGAGTTCCTGAGCGACTGCGGCGTGCGCGCGGTGAGCCGCTACCACGCCGGGCACCCGTACGTCTTGGAGATCAACGGGCAGACGTACCGCGTCGACTACGAGCCGGCCGAGTCGCGAAACGGGCTGTTCGGCGGCAACTCCAACTGGCGCGGGCCGGTCTGGATTCCGATCAACTTCCTGCTGATCGAGGCGCTGCGGCGATTTCACCGGTACTACGGCGATGATTTCCTCGTCGAGTGCCCGACCGGCTCGGGGACCCTGCGGACGCTGCGCGGGATCGCCGACGGCCTCTCCCGGCGCCTGACGCGCATTTTTCTGCGGGACGAGCACGGCCGCCGCCCGGTCTTCGGCGCGAACGAGCGGTTCCAGACCGATCCGCACTGGCGCGATCACGTGCCGTTCTACGAGTATTTTCACGGCGACACCGGGGCCGGTCTCGGGGCGAGTCATCAGACCGGCTGGAGCGCGCTCGTCGCCACGCTCCTCGCCGAGACGCCGGACACGTAGCCCGTGGCGCGCGCGCCCGACGCCGGGGGGGCCATCGCGAGCGTCGCGTTCGGCCGCGAGGTGTGCGGCGAGTTGGGCCCCGGGCTCCGGCGCGAGTGGATCGTGACCAACGGCCTCGGCGGGTATGCGTCCGGAACGGTGGCCGGAGTCCTCACGCGGCGCTACCACGGCCTGCTCGTCGCGGCGCTGGCGCCGCCGGTCGACCGCACGGTGCTCGTGGCCGGCCTGGTCGAGTGGGCGCGTCTCGACGACCGCCGGTACCCGCTGTCGGCGCATGAGTACGGCGACGGCACGATCGATCCGCACGGCTACCGGTATCTGGAGGCGTTCGCGCTCGACGGCATCCTGCCGGTTTGGACGTACGCCCTCGAGGACGTGCTGCTGGAGCGGCGCATCTGGATGGCCGACGGCGGCAATACCACCTATGTCGCCTACCGGGTCATCCGCGGCGACCGGCCGGTGACGCTCGAGATCACGCCGCTCGTCACCTATCGCGGCGTCCACGCGCTGCGGTCGGGACGCGACTGGCGGCCGGCCCTCCTGCCGCGGCCGGCGGGCGTGACGATTCGCGCCGGCGGAGCAGCCGCGCCGTTCCGGCTGATCGTCCCAACCGGCGGGTTCAGTCCACAGGGTGCGTGGTGGTGGAATTTCCTTCACCGCGAAGAGGGAGCGCGCGGCTTCGACGACCGGGAGGACTTCTATGCGCCGGGGCAGTTTGTGCTGCCGCTCCGGCCGGAGGGCTACGGGGCGCTGGTCGCGACGACCGAATACGACCCCGATCTGGACGCGGCCCGGGCGCTCGCGACGGCGCAGGCGCGCCAGCAGGCCTTGCTGCGCCGGGCCGGCGTCGAAGAGGGGGATGCGCTCGGCCGGCAGTTGACGCTCGCCGCCGATCAGTTCATCGTGGCGCGGGGCGGGGGCCGGTCCGTGCTTGCCGGCTACCACTGGTTCAACGACTGGGGGCGCGACGCCATGATCGCGCTGCCGGGATTGACGCTCGCGACGGGGCGGTACCCGGACGCCGCGCGGATTCTCTCCGCCTTCGCCGCGTTCGTGCGGGACGGCCTCCTGCCCAACAATTTTCCAGATCGCGCAGGCGAAGAGCCGGCGTACAATACCGCCGACGCGTCGCTGTGGTTTGTCCTCGCGCTCCGCGCCTACCACGCGGCCGGCCCCGGCGACGGACTCGCGGACGATCTGTGCCCGGTCGTCCGGGAGATCATCGACCGGCACGTCGCCGGCACCCGGTACGGGATCGGGATGGACCCCCGCGACGGCCTGCTCCACGCGGGCCAGGCCGGGCTGCAGCTTACCTGGATGGATGCCAAGATCGGCGACGTGGTCGTGACCCCACGCACCGGCAAGCCGGTCGAGATCAACGCCCTCTGGTACAACACGCTCCGGGCCGCGGCGGCGCTGCTGGCGGAACGGGACGGCGCCGCGGCGTCGCGGTGCACCGCCCTTGCGGAGCGAGTGCGCGGCGCCTTCCGCGCGAAATTCGTCCGGCCCGGGCGCGATGCGCTGGCCGACGTGGTCGATGGTCCGGACGACGACGACCTGACCGTGCGCCCCAACCAGATCTTCGCGGTGTCGCTGCCCCACCCGCTCCTCGAGGGCGAGGCGGCCGCCCGCGTCGTGCGGGCGGTCGGGCGGGCGTTGCTGACGACCTACGGGCTCCGCTCGCTGGCCTCCGACGCGCCGGGCTACCGCGGGACCTACGACGGCGATCCGGTGAGCCGGGACCGCGCCTACCACGAGGGCACCGTGTGGGCCTGGCTGCTCGGTCCGTACGCGGAGGCGTATCATCGCGTCACCGGCGACGCCGCCGGCGCGCTCGCGCTGCTGCGTTCGTTCGAGCATCATCTGCGCGACGCCGGCCTCGGAACGATCTCGGAGATCTTCGACGGGGACCCGCCTCACCGGCCGCGCGGGTGCATCGCCCAGGCCTGGAGCGTGGCGGAGGTACTGCGGGTGTGGCGCAACCTTCGCCGGCACATGGAGGAAACCGGAGCCCAGCCATCGCCACCGCCGTGAGCCCCGTTCACGGCCGCATTCTTGCTGTACCTCCGGGCGCTCAAGGATGCCGCGCCGGCGGTTGATCGACAACAGCCGCCATCTCGGGTGGCCGAGCCTACATGAGGGTCGGCAACGCGTCGGACTCCGCGTAGTCCCCCACGCGCCCGGCGGCGCATTCGGGGGACACGGACGTTGACATTCGCAAAAATCGTGCATCATAATGCATACATGCGGACGACGTTGAACATCGACGCGTCGCTGCTGCGGCGTGCCGCCCGGTTGACGGGCGTCTCGAAGAAGACGGCCCTCGTGCGGCTCGGTCTGGAGGCGCTCGCGGCCCGCGAGAGCGCCCGGCGACTCGCGAAACTCGGTGGATCCGAGCCGCATCTCAGACCCATCAGGCGGCCGCGTTGCATGACGCTCGTCGATACCTCCGTGTGGATCGACCATCGACGCAGAATTCTGGACGCGTGATCGCAGGTTGGGCAACGATCGCCGCGGACGTGACGCGGCGATCTGAGGCATAGCGGCGCTGGTGGTGGAGGCACCTCGTGACGGTGTCTGATGCGGCCGTCGGTGAAGTGCCCGCGATCCTGGCGGCGCGGCGCACCGTCCGATTCTACAAGGCCGATCCGGTGTCGGAGGATCTGGTCCGCACGCTGCTCGAGGCTGCGGCCGCTGCGCCGTCCGCCCACAACGCGCAGCCGGCCCGGTACGTCGTCATCCGGTCGCCCGAAGTGAAGCGGCGGCTCGCCGAGCGCATGGCGGGCCGGTGGCGGCGGGATCTCGAACGCAGCGGCACGCCCGACACCGCCGTTCGCGTGGAGCTCCGGTTCTCGACGCGGCGCTTCAGCGAAGCGCCGGTCCTCATTCTCGTCGGGTACACCTTGGCCGGGATGGACGTCTACCCGGACCGCGCGCGCCGCGGTGCCGAGCAGGTCATGGCGGTGCAGAGCGCCGCCGCCGGGATCCAGAACCTGCTGCTCGCCGCGTCCGCGAACGGCCTCGGGGCGTGCTGGTGCTGCGCGCCGCTGTTCTGCCCGGGGATTGTCCGGCGCGCGCTCGGTCTCCCCCGCGACTTCGCCCCGCAGGCCCTGCTGACGATCGGCTATCCCGCCCACACGCCGCCGGTGCCGCCGCGGAAGCCCCTCCACGAGATCGTGGCGTTCCGGTAGGCGGTCCGCGGTGATCGCGGTCCTCTGCGGCGGAGTCGGCGGGGTCAAGCTGGTCGACGGGCTCGCCGCCGTCCTGCGTGATCCCTCGGCGCTGACCGTCATCGTGAACACCGCGGACGATTGGCAGCATCTCGGCCTGCACATCTCGCCGGACGTGGACACGGTCCTCTACACGCTCGCCGGTCTGGTGAGCGGGGAGCGCGGCTGGGGCCTCGAAGGCGAGACCTGGGCGGCGCTCGAGATGCTGGAGCGCTACGGGCTGCCGGTATGGTTTCGTCTCGGGGACCGCGACCTCGCCACGCACATCGCCCGGACGCTCTGGCTGCGCGCGGGCCGGCGCCCGACGGAGGTGACCGCGGCGCTCGCCAGGGCACTCGGCGTGGTCCCGCGGGTGCTGCCGATGACCGACGGCCGCGTCGCGACGTTCGTCCTGACGCCGGCCGGCCGCCTGCCGTTTCAGGAGTACTTCGTCCGGCGGGGTGCGCGGGACCCCGTGCAGGGCGTCGAGCTCGACGGTATCGAGAGCGCCGAGCCCTCGCTCGAGGTGCTCGAAGCCGTCCGCGAGTCCGCCCTGATCGTTCTCGCGCCGAGCAACCCGCTCGTCAGTCTCGGCCCCATCCTGGCCCTCCGCGGCATGGACGCGGCGCTCCGCGACAGCGCCGCCCTGCGCATCGCGGTGACGCCGTTGATCGGGGGAGCGGCGGTCAAGGGGCCGACCGTGGAAATGCTGCGGGGGACCGGCCTTCGGCCGGACCCGGCCGCGATCGCATCACTCTACCGGCGGTGCATCGACATCTTTCTGCTGGATGAGCGGGATCGGGCGCTTGCGGAGACCGTCGCGGCGCCGGGCCTCTCGGTCGAATGCGCCGATACCCTGATGGCGGACGCGGCCGGACGGCGGCGCCTCGCGCGCGACATCCTCGGCATCGCCCGCGCCCGCGGCGTGCAGGTGGCCGTCAGGCCTGCGTGAGAGCCCGCGTCATCGTCCCGCAGCACGCCTTGTCCGAGGCCAAGAGCCGGCTTGGACGCGTCCTCTCCACGCGGCGGCGCGCGGAGTTGAGCCTCGCGCTGCTTCGACACGTCTGCGCGGCCTTGCGGGCGACCGCGGACGTCGAAGGGATCGTCATCATGACGCCGGATCCCGCCGTCCGGGCCCACGCCGCCCGGTGGGGCGTCCCCACGCGACCGGATCCTGGGCCCGAGTTCAATCGGGCGCTCTCGGAGGTGATCCGGGCGACGGCGGCGCGGTTGCACGCGGTCGTGGTCGTGGCGGCGGATCTTCCTCTGCTTCGGCCGGCCGATGTGGCCGCGCTGCTCGCCGCGGGAGACCACGGCCGCCTGGTGCTCGCGCCGTCAAAGGAAGGGACGGGGACCAACGCGGTCGTCGTGCCGCCCGGACTCACGTTTCACGCCGCGTACGGTCCGGGCAGCCTGTCGGCCCATCGGCGGGCCGCCCGCGCCCTCGGCCCCGAGGCCCTCGAGATTCGACGGCCGGGGCTCGCGTTTGACCTCGATACCGAGTCGGATCTTC contains:
- a CDS encoding arsenate reductase ArsC, with product MARVLFVCLHNAGRSQMSQAFFETHAAGRHEARSAGTAPAERVHPEVVAVMQEAGLDLRARIPRTLTDELAAWADIVVTMGCGDQCPFIPGKRYLDWDLPDPKGLPPAGVRRIRDDIRGRVQGLLDELGDG
- a CDS encoding alkaline phosphatase family protein, which codes for MKRVVVVILDGLRRDLVTAAYMPSLAAFRARAEDFGAHRSVFPSATRVVSASFATGCHPARHGLQGNSVALLEDGVFVRHDAGGPDFLQHKRRMTGTALAVPTLAERVEGHGGVITFSNASPGAAYAHDPDGHGFLYNRAGSFGPGRVRVPAGDELRVPPGLAGDRAMTERFIAEVLTERRPALAVLWLHEPDHVQHGVPLGSPAHLVALRQADAHAGLVITAVDRLRDAGDDVLFVIGSDHGHQTVMGVVDVEAELIAAGLKAGPSSGDVLSVSSGTAALVYVHADHPERVPALGEFLSGCAWAGRVVPPNRLSEVGQAAREGLAFAISMRAENGANEYGVPGSSLEALPADGKSDHVGFGQHGGLGAYEQAPFLMIDGAGFQAGVTHVEPTSVVDVAPTVLRHLDLPGEGTDGRALQHVERRAPDEPSVLGPHRLFTDS
- a CDS encoding ATP-binding cassette domain-containing protein codes for the protein MRLPAGYTCVLGASGSGKSTLLAAIAGTLQPVAGRIEVDGEVLSDAGRECFRLPSIDGLGWCFKISCCAPMRPGHSNVLDSIGPLMLRLQHA
- a CDS encoding type II toxin-antitoxin system VapC family toxin; its protein translation is MGTISVLADTSAYSAFMAGHPDVKRALQLADAIYLTPIVLGELRAGFLRGRSRKKNEEELRAFLASPRVDVVDITEATAERYAAILDFLWKSGAPIPTNDIWIAASAMQHGLKLLTTDTHYAKVPHVVSECFTV
- a CDS encoding zinc-binding dehydrogenase — translated: MKAIVLHGVGEPEALRPEEAPDPAPGPGQVVVRLRAAALNHRDLYICRGRYAGLRFPIIPGSDGTGEVAALGPGVTGVASGAAVVINPSLDWGDDPRAAGPRWRILGLPDNGTFAEQVAVPVASVYPAPHGLTDEEAAALPLAGLTAYRAVVTRGRVQRGETVLVLGIGGGVATFALLFARRAGARVLVTSGSDEKLARAQALGADAGFNYKTADWVKAVREATGGQGPDLIVDGTGGATFEQALDAARPGGRVVSYGATTGNVPELTVRRIFWKHLNVLGTTMGSPDDFRGMLAAFGDGTVRPVVDQVFPLAGAGRALRRMERSEQFGKIVLRIA
- a CDS encoding glucosidase, producing MPGLPPSKPVPDAERRRLAEAYAGRAPWHRWGPYLSQREWGTVREDYSADGAAWDFFPHDHARSRAYRWAEDGLLGICDDGGLLCFALALWNGADPILKERPFGLSGPEGNHGEDVKEYYFFLDNTPTHSYMRALYKYPHRAFPYARLVAENRRRGREAPEFELIDTGVFDEDRYFDVTMEYAKAAPDDIVIRITAANRGPDPAPLHLLPTLWYRNTWAWGRDPRRPELRAEDAEARPGQAWRLVRAVHHELGEYRLACAGDPALLFTENESNARRLWNVGNRSRYVKDGIHDAVVAGAAGAVNPEPAGTKVAAHYAFTLAPKEARAVLLRLSKDPVHPPFLGAADIFAARQAEADAFYRALGPGEMSGDARRVQRQALAGLLWSKQFYHYDVQRWLDGDPAGPPPPAARKRGRNADWWHLDNADVISMPDTWEYPWYAAWDLAFHCVPLAMVDPEFAKRQLILIMREWYMHPNGQLPAYEWAFGDVNPPVHAWAAWRVYQLDQRLGGRPDHAFLERVFHKLLLNFTWWVNRKDAEGRNVFQGGFLGLDNIGVFDRSQPLPTGGHLDQADGTAWMGMFCLNMLAIALELARHDHAYEDVATKFFEHFLYIAGALNNLGGTGIPLWNEQDEFFYDVLHLPDDTYRTLAVRSAVGLLPLLAVETIEPDLLTMLPEFRSRMEWFLANRPDLAGLVSRWQEPGVGERRLLALARGHRMKRVLKRMLDPNEFLSDCGVRAVSRYHAGHPYVLEINGQTYRVDYEPAESRNGLFGGNSNWRGPVWIPINFLLIEALRRFHRYYGDDFLVECPTGSGTLRTLRGIADGLSRRLTRIFLRDEHGRRPVFGANERFQTDPHWRDHVPFYEYFHGDTGAGLGASHQTGWSALVATLLAETPDT
- a CDS encoding amylo-alpha-1,6-glucosidase; this translates as MARAPDAGGAIASVAFGREVCGELGPGLRREWIVTNGLGGYASGTVAGVLTRRYHGLLVAALAPPVDRTVLVAGLVEWARLDDRRYPLSAHEYGDGTIDPHGYRYLEAFALDGILPVWTYALEDVLLERRIWMADGGNTTYVAYRVIRGDRPVTLEITPLVTYRGVHALRSGRDWRPALLPRPAGVTIRAGGAAAPFRLIVPTGGFSPQGAWWWNFLHREEGARGFDDREDFYAPGQFVLPLRPEGYGALVATTEYDPDLDAARALATAQARQQALLRRAGVEEGDALGRQLTLAADQFIVARGGGRSVLAGYHWFNDWGRDAMIALPGLTLATGRYPDAARILSAFAAFVRDGLLPNNFPDRAGEEPAYNTADASLWFVLALRAYHAAGPGDGLADDLCPVVREIIDRHVAGTRYGIGMDPRDGLLHAGQAGLQLTWMDAKIGDVVVTPRTGKPVEINALWYNTLRAAAALLAERDGAAASRCTALAERVRGAFRAKFVRPGRDALADVVDGPDDDDLTVRPNQIFAVSLPHPLLEGEAAARVVRAVGRALLTTYGLRSLASDAPGYRGTYDGDPVSRDRAYHEGTVWAWLLGPYAEAYHRVTGDAAGALALLRSFEHHLRDAGLGTISEIFDGDPPHRPRGCIAQAWSVAEVLRVWRNLRRHMEETGAQPSPPP
- a CDS encoding type II toxin-antitoxin system VapB family antitoxin, encoding MRTTLNIDASLLRRAARLTGVSKKTALVRLGLEALAARESARRLAKLGGSEPHLRPIRRPRCMTLVDTSVWIDHRRRILDA
- a CDS encoding nitroreductase family protein — its product is MTVSDAAVGEVPAILAARRTVRFYKADPVSEDLVRTLLEAAAAAPSAHNAQPARYVVIRSPEVKRRLAERMAGRWRRDLERSGTPDTAVRVELRFSTRRFSEAPVLILVGYTLAGMDVYPDRARRGAEQVMAVQSAAAGIQNLLLAASANGLGACWCCAPLFCPGIVRRALGLPRDFAPQALLTIGYPAHTPPVPPRKPLHEIVAFR
- the cofD gene encoding 2-phospho-L-lactate transferase, which gives rise to MIAVLCGGVGGVKLVDGLAAVLRDPSALTVIVNTADDWQHLGLHISPDVDTVLYTLAGLVSGERGWGLEGETWAALEMLERYGLPVWFRLGDRDLATHIARTLWLRAGRRPTEVTAALARALGVVPRVLPMTDGRVATFVLTPAGRLPFQEYFVRRGARDPVQGVELDGIESAEPSLEVLEAVRESALIVLAPSNPLVSLGPILALRGMDAALRDSAALRIAVTPLIGGAAVKGPTVEMLRGTGLRPDPAAIASLYRRCIDIFLLDERDRALAETVAAPGLSVECADTLMADAAGRRRLARDILGIARARGVQVAVRPA
- the cofC gene encoding 2-phospho-L-lactate guanylyltransferase, whose product is MRARVIVPQHALSEAKSRLGRVLSTRRRAELSLALLRHVCAALRATADVEGIVIMTPDPAVRAHAARWGVPTRPDPGPEFNRALSEVIRATAARLHAVVVVAADLPLLRPADVAALLAAGDHGRLVLAPSKEGTGTNAVVVPPGLTFHAAYGPGSLSAHRRAARALGPEALEIRRPGLAFDLDTESDLLALDGRGGYGVTPAASRPGWR